In a genomic window of Lepisosteus oculatus isolate fLepOcu1 chromosome 3, fLepOcu1.hap2, whole genome shotgun sequence:
- the ubap1 gene encoding ubiquitin-associated protein 1: protein MASRKSGSDFHNTGPLSYLDDVPFKISDKFRCPAKVGLPIGFSVSKYSQSLTELEYDFSLERRTVQWAEELAEMRAQLKAEAAQAEREGAGQEGRPNGELSPPGDHAATTPPAVPPPAINPVLAGLRHNAILMPLPAPSMARQREPSPPLPHYFNLADFECEEDPFDKLELKTLNDKEELRSILQLQAVTPPEPKTQLSKPDQQHKPNGLVTLLQLDGPGGPLSSSPPALGPRGPLATFPCNIRSLSFPKLSESEERRPTPVSEDQQSCSGSVGPTARDHSNGTSSLLRDTVKTRPDGHEDPLGNPSCPPVLGELHSHTQNGVTKETNARKASQGNMAPSDMQGRYCGLLQALSPSERECVQIIVNMGYPFEEVIKAMQKQGQNLEQVLDYLYVHERLCDRGFDASSVEECLEMYQCSEEKALEFLQLMSRFREMGFELDAIKEVLRVHNNDQDKALEDLMSRTTAS from the exons GACCCCTCAGTTATCTGGATGATGTTCCTTTCAAGATCAGCGATAAGTTCAGGTGTCCAGCAAAAGTGGGCCTGCCCATCGGCTTCTCTGTGTCCAAATACTCACAAAGCCTCACGGAGTTAGAG TATGATTTTTCCCTGGAGCGGCGGACCGTGCAGTGGGCGGAGGAGCTGGCGGAGATGCGGGCGCAGCTGAAGGCCGAGGCCGCCCAGGCTGAGCGCGAGggggccgggcaggaggggcggCCCAACGGCGAGCTCTCCCCGCCGGGTGACCACGCAGCCACCACGCCGCCTGCCGTCCCACCTCCCGCCATTAACCCGGTGCTGGCAGGACTGCGCCACAATGCCATCTTGATGCCCCTCCCCGCTCCCAGTATGGCCAGACAGCGAGAGCCCAGTCCTCCGCTGCCTCACTACTTCAACCTGGCCGACTTTGAGTGCGAGGAGGACCCCTTCGACAAGCTGGAGCTCAAGACCCTCAACGACAAGGAGGAGCTGCGGAGCATTTTGCAGCTGCAGGCCGTCACCCCGCCCGAGCCCAAAACGCAGCTTTCCAAGCCGGACCAGCAGCACAAACCCAACGGACTGGTGACCCTGCTGCAGCTCGACGGGCCTGGAGGGCCCCTGTCCTCTTCCCCCCCTGCCCTGGGCCCCAGGGGTCCCCTGGCCACCTTCCCCTGCAACATTCGCTCCCTGTCTTTCCCTAAGCTGTCGGAGTCTGAGGAAAGGCGCCCGACCCCTGTGTCCGAGGACCAGCAGAgctgcagtggctctgtgggcCCTACAGCCCGGGATCACTCCAATGGTACTTCTTCCTTGCTACGGGACACTGTCAAGACTCGTCCTGATGGGCACGAGGATCCCCTCGGTAACCCTTCTTGTCCCCCAGTTCTTGGGGAACTGCATAGCCACACACAGAATGGAGTGACAAAAGAG ACTAATGCCCGCAAAGCTTCCCAAGGCAACATGGCTCCCTCTGACATGCAAGGAAGGTACTGTGGGCTGCTGCAGGCTCTGTCACCCAGTGAACGCGAGTGTGTACAGATCATCGTCAACATGGGATACCCCTTTGAGGAGGTCATCAAAGCCATGCAGAAGCAGGGTCAGAACTTGGAGCAG GTTCTGGATTACCTGTATGTGCATGAGCGTCTGTGTGACCGGGGCTTTGATGCCAGCTCTGTGGAGGAGTGTCTGGAGATGTACCAGTGCTCCGAGGAGAAG GCCCTGGAGTTCCTGCAGTTGATGTCGAGGTTTCGGGAGATGGGTTTCGAGCTCGACGCGATCAAGGAGGTGCTGCGGGTCCACAATAACGACCAAGACAAGGCGCTGGAGGACCTCATGTCTCGCACCACCGCCAGCTGA